One genomic window of Pelodiscus sinensis isolate JC-2024 chromosome 14, ASM4963464v1, whole genome shotgun sequence includes the following:
- the CIAO2A gene encoding cytosolic iron-sulfur assembly component 2A translates to MALVSGLLSHALGRLLGLPGLRSGGPAMEQDKALEVYDIIRTIRDPEKPNTLEELEVVTESCVEVHEIGEDEYLVIIRFTPTVPHCSLATLIGLCLRIKLQRCLPFKHKLEIYISEGAHTTEEDINKQINDKERVAAAMENPNLREIVEQCVTEPD, encoded by the exons ATGGCGCTGGTGTCCGGGCTGCTGTCGCACGcgctgggcaggctgctggggctcccCGGGCTCCGTAGCGGCGGCCCGGCCATGGAGCAGGACAAGGCGCTCGAGGTGTACG ATATAATTCGAACTATCCGGGATCCAGAGAAGCCTAATACTTTAGAAGAACTGGAAGTAGTAACGGAAAGTTGTGTTGAAGTGCACGAGATAGGGGAAGATGAATATCTCGTTATTATCAGGTTTACGCCTACAGTACCTCATTGCTCTTTGGCAACTCTCATTG ggCTTTGTTTGCGAATAAAACTTCAGAGATGTTTGCCTTTTAAGCACAAG CTGGAAATTTATATATCTGAAGGTGCCCATACCACTGAAGAGGACA TCAACAAGCAAATAAATGATAAAGAGAGAGTAGCAGCTGCGATGGAGAATCCAAACTTGCGTGAAATTGTGGAGCAGTGTGTTACGGAACCTGATTAG